The sequence TGCCTAGCTGCACGAACAACAAGAGCTATGCTTCACACTTCTCTTTAACCTGCCCTATCGAAGGGTATAAAAAGACAAAGCGACCTACATAGAACAAGGTAAATGCCAGCCATAAGCCGTGATTGCCCCATAAGTTTACCGCCAAATGTTGAACGACAAGAAAAACAACCAGCGTAATGAAGCTTGAGTTGCGCACTGGTCTCGTCGTGCCCGTACCTGTAAAGATCCCGTAAAAAGTCAAACCATAACCGGCAACCAAAGGAAAAACCAACAACCAAAGTGACAGACCGCTGTACATTTCAATCAGTTCTGGGATAGACGTGAACAACAGCACAATCTGATAGTGGAACACAAAAGTGAACACGGTAAGGGCGATAATGAAGCCTGTGGTCCACTGTGTATTCAGTTTAATGACTCGGTCCAACAATTGAGGACTCTTTTGACCAACGGCTTTACCCGCAAAGACGCTTGATGCATTCGCCACGCCATCAAACATATAGCTGATGAGAAACGTCACCTGCATCAGAATCGCATTGGTTGCCAATGTGTCTGCACCCAGTTGAGACCCTATACGGGCCATCATATTGAAGAAGATCAAAATGCAGACCGTGCGCAACAAGAGGTCGACGTTAGAAGACATAATTACTTTTAAGTCTTTCTGCCCTATATTGGATTTCTTGAGGGCGTCAAACACAGAGAATTGGCACGTACGCATCACCAGTGTCATACCAATGGCGAAAGTGGTCACTTGAGCTATCAAACTTGCGTAAGCTACACCTGCAACGCCCATATCAAAGTACATAACGAATACAACGTCTAACACTATGTTAAGCACGTTACCAAACACTTGTGTGTATAGCGTCTCTTTCGCTTTTGCCTGGCCCATTAACCATCCAATAATGGTGTAATTGAGCAGCACAAACGGCGCACCGAATATTAGGATGTCGAAATAGACTTTTGCATTTTCCGCAACCAGCGCTTCTGGCTCGATCACCCATTGCGCACCACTCCATATTAAGGACTGAAGCAGGATAAACATGCACCCTACCGCTAGCGCTAAAATAAACGGTCTGAACAAACTGTTCGCTTGCTCTTGGTGATCGCCTTTACCAAGAGCGATCGCACTTTGGCCTGTGGTACTGACTCGAAAGAAACCAAACAACCAATACATGGTGTTCATAATGACAGTGCCAATAGCAACACCACCAATCATCTCGGCGAAACCGAGTTTACCAATGACCGCCGTATCAACCGCTCCCAAAAGTGGCTGAGTCACCGTTGATACGATGAAAGGGAAAGCAATCTTTAAGTAGTCTTTATGAGTTAACGTCATACTCATTCTATTTTTATCTCTGATGGATACAGTTAGTAATCAGTAGCCTTGAGGCTTTGTCTTGAACTAGGTGACTACTAGGACTGAGGGTATTTGGCGCCATTATGCTAAAAATCCAAAGCAACACCGATGTGCCTTTACAATTAAGCAGGGGGCGAACCACAAAGGTAAGAACAATACTCATTTACATGCGGTTATTCAAGCTTCAGTCACGAAATAAAGGGCTATGACCACTGTGAAAAGACTCAGGCAACCGTCGTTTCTGAGGTTAGAGACGCAAACCACTGCTCATCAACTTTCTGTAGCAGCATTTCACGTTTAAATGGTTTGGGTAGATAGTCATCCATACCGCACTCGAAGCAACGTTTCACATCGTCATCAAGCACTGATGCAGTCAACGCAATGATGTGTGTAGGAGGCAGCTGAAGGGTTTGTTCATAGAGCCTGATCTGTTCCGTGGCACCAAAACCATCGACGTTAGGCATCATACAGTCCATTAATATCAAGCCTATGGTTTGATGATGCTCTTTATACAAGTCAATCGCCTCTTGTCCATCGTTCGCGATGAGGTATTGAATACCGAGCTTATCCAGATTAACACACACAACTTTCTGGTTAACTCTATTGTCCTCTACGATAAGCACCTGTCTACGAGTGTCTGATGCACGTACACTTTCGGCCTCACTGGGCTGCCCTCTGTCTTGAATAGACTTGACCATACTAAGCAACCTAGAGCCCAGTAACGGCAATGTGATATATCCTGACAAGAAATCACAATCGCCGGGCGTTTCAGTGAGGTTGTCAGTGACTAAAACCAAACTCGCATCATGTAAACGAGAGTGGAGCTTACGGGCCAAATAGACATCCTCAGTAAAGATAATCGCATCACTATCTTTAGGCATGACGGCAGAATGTAGGGGTTCCAATGTTGGATTGAAACCGAAACGGAAAAGATCGTCGAGCAACAACTTAGAGGGTGAGTCCGAATAATAGATAATTGGTTGGTCGTGTCTTTTCGCTTCAGGTTGCGGCGTGTCAGAAACGGTCAATGTAAAACTAAAACAACTCCCCTCACCTTTCTGTGATACTACGTCAATCGAGCCACCCATAATTTCTACCATTTTTGAGGAAATGCTTAACCCCAACCCTGTACCTCCCCTATTTGTTGCCGTTGTCGACTCCTCCTGAGAAAACTCGTCGAAAATATAAGCTTGCTTGTCCTGTGCAATACCGATACCTGTATCCGAGACTGATAATTCGATGACACACTCTTCCCCCATTTGAGAACGCCTTGTGGCGGCAAATTGAATGCTACCTTCATCAGTAAACTTAATCGCATTGGAAGCGAAGTTCATCAATACTTGCCGAACTTTGTTCTCATCAACATAAATAAACTCCGGCAGTTCATCGTCAATTTTAATGTCTAACTTGATCTGGTTTTGGTATGCCTTGGAAGCAATCAAAGTGGCACTGTCGAACAATAACTCGCGAAGGTCCGTGGTGTGGGGATTAATCTCTAACTTTCCAGACTCAATCTTAGAGAGGTCAAGTACATCATTTATCAGCATCAATAGCGTTTGTGAAGAAGTATTGATGGTGTTCAAACAGTCTTTTTGCTCAGCAGATAACTTTGTCTCCGCAAGTATTTCCGACATGCCAATCACACCATTGAGCGGCGTACGTATCTCATGTGACATATTTGCAAGAAACGCACTTTTGGCCCGATTCGCTGTCTTTTCTTTCTCTTTAGAAACCAACAACTGCTGCTCTAAGCGACTGGCTCGCCAAAATATATAAAACAGAACAAGCAGGGTTGTGACACCCAAGGCACCCGTTGATATGTGTCGATACCACTCAACTTGCTTAAGACTCATCGACAGCTGTTTAGGCGCTTCGATAAATAACAGGCTCAGCTCATCCTCCACCTGATGAATACTGCGCATCAAATCACCTTGAAGCCCTTGCTCCGGTGTCACCCCAACACTCGTCAAAACACGTTGTAAGCGCCAAAATTGACGAGCGAAATTATTGAACGATGCCTTTGTCGTAATGGTGCGAGAATTTAACTCAATTTCCTTTTGAATCGCTAACAGAACCTGCTTTATCTGCTCCAGAGTATCGGGTTGGTAATGAGTAAAGTATTGATACATCAAATCTTGTGTATCAATAGCCAGCGCATCCAGTTTTTCGTTATCCACTTGCAAAACGATCTCTTCAAGCGTGATGGCCGCCTTTTTTAACTTTTCAATTAAGCCGTCACCTTCACCGTCCCCATGGATATTGCTCAGCTCCATCGCTAGCAGGGTGTAAGACTTAAAATACTCTTCTAAATGAGTAATTGTACTTGGGTAATCAAATGAGACCGATAATTTGTTTGCTACGATTTTGCTGTCGATGTCCGTCAATAATTCTATGAGCTGAACCTGCCGCTCATCAATCGCCTCCTGCCAAAATGAACTTCGAGTAGCAATGTATTGCTGCTCCGCGCGACGAACAGACAACATTGTGGAAGAGGCCTGAGATATGCTGAGTTGCAAATCGACGATTTCACGCTCCCGCTCCTTGAGCAAATTACTTGCATAAAGATAAATCGCTAGAAAAAAGGCAATCGCGATTGAGCCTCGAAATACAATGGATTTTATCGATTGCTTGCCTTTTTTCTTATTCGTCATTTGCGCCTAGCCTAAGTCACCCTCTATCAATAGGTTTAGGCTATTTTGATCTAATTAACGAATGTTTTAAGCGTAAGATATGAACAACTTAACGACCTAGTCGTTTTGAAAGCGACTAATCGCTAACATGCACTTCGACATAATGTGACTTGAGAAACTCAATATCAAATTGAGAAACGCCACTATCCGTTAGCAATATGTCGATATTATCTGTCTTGCCAATGGTTGAGGGATAAATCTGCCCAAACTTACTCGAGTCAGTCAACACAATATTACGACGATTTTTTGCAAGAATGGTTTCTGCTATTTCTGCTCTCATCATGTCTCGGCTGGTGAAACCTGTATCTTGGTCAAATCCGTCGACTCCCAAGAACGCGGTACTAAAATGAATGTTCTCAATACAAAGCTTAGTGAGAGGCCCAACTAAACTCTCGCCCTGATGCTGATAGACGCCACCCAATAAAATGATGTTGGCTGACGTATTACGAATGAGGTGAGCAATATGGGCAGACGGCGTAATGATGGTCACATCCCCACGTTGAGGAAGCGCGACAAATTAATGAACTTCCTTACGATATGGTTGTGAAGGTACCTGCTACAGAGACTGGTCTAGCGGCTATTAAACTGATGAAAGAACAAGGTATTACTGTGCTTGCGACCGCTATCTACTCGGCACAACAGGGATTTTTTGTAGCGTTGTGTGGAGCCGATTAACTAGCCCCTTACGTCAGCCGTATTGATGCGATGAATGGAAATGGCGTCGAGGTCGTTGCTGACCTACAACTTCTACTCGACCAGTACGCGCTACCCGCAAAAATTCTCGCAGCCAGCTTTAAAAACACTCAACAAGCAATGGAAGTGATGAAACTCGGCATTGAAGCCATCACTCTGCCCGTTGATGCCGCTGCTCAAATGTTTGCCCACCCGGCAGTGGCCCCTGCAGTCGAACAGTTTGCAAAAGACTGGAATGAAACTTTTGGCAATAAGCTTTCATTTGAAAGCTAACTGAAAACAACCGCTCGCTTTGTTCATCCAACCGAGCGGTTTCTTCCAGTTTAACTCCATTCCTTAAATCTCAAACATCTCCCTTTTACCGCTTGCTATCAATCTCACTCAAGTTATTTTCCAAGCTTAATATATTGAAAATATTGAGATTTCATTCTGCCATTCTTGAATACTCACCAGGTTACTAAAAGTTAACTAATTGCACTATCTCCCTAGGTAACCATAATAAACCACAACATCAAGCAACAATTCGATCAAGTAACAACTTGGTCAAGCAATGATCTGATTAACCAATAACATCGAGGTTAGAGAAATGAGCAACGTATTAATCATTAACGCACATGAACCATCACCGTATTCTGAAGGAAAACTAAACGCTGCATTAGTGGAAAGAGCGCGAAAAACACTGGAGGACAAAGGTCACTCCGTTAAAGTGGTCTCAATGCAAGATGAGATCATCGTTGACGAGCAACTTGCTCACTTCGAATGGGCCGATCGTGTGATCCTCCAGTCACCCGTAAACTGGATGACTATTCCTTGGTCTTTTAAAAAGTACATGGATGATGTGTTTACCGCAGGTATGGGCGGTGAACTATGTCGATTTGATGGCCGTAGTGCAGAAGAACCGACGAAAAACTACGGAACTGGCGGCACTCGAACCAACACTAAGTACATGCTTTCATTTACTTTTAATGCACCAAAAGAGTCGTTTGACGACAGCGAAGAGTACCTATTTCAAGGTAAAGGGGTTGATGACCTCATGTTCCATATGCACGCGAATTTCCGTTTCTTCGGCATGTCAGCATTACCCACCTTTGCTTGCTATGACGTGATGAAAAACGCTGATGTTGAGAACGACTTCAAACGCTTTGAAGCTCATCTAAATGAGAACTTTTAAGCCAAGTCAGACATCACGGCTGATCCCGAAGGCATATCGTTCGGTTACATGGACACCATAAGGTATACTTTTGTAACCTAAATACGGTACTATATTGCCAAAATGAACAAACCAGAAAATCACAATGGAAAGCACAATTACAATTGATAACAAGGGCAGAAAGAGCGTTGCCAATGTTTGCAAAGAGCCATGTGCCATTGAGAAAGGAATGCGTTTGATCGGTGGTAAATGGAAAGGCTCGTTGATTTATCACCTAAAAGATGGACCAGTCCGCTTCAACGACCTCGCTCGAATGCTTGGTGGCGCCAGTAAAAAAATGGTCGACCAAAGACTAAAGGAGCTCGAAGCTGAAGGGATGATCATTAGAAAAGTCATCAGTGACCGCCCAATCGCAGTGAGCTATGAACTGACTGAGTTTGGTCGCACAGCACTTAAAATTCTCGATGATCTTCGAATATGGTCAGAGAGTAACAAGCTATAAAATAGAAAAGGTATCCATTTGGATACCTTTTCTAATTTCCACTGTATATTTAGTACTTCACTTCATAGTTCAAATGAAAGCGACGACCTGGTGCGTTGTAGTAACGGCTATTGTGACGTTCCGACTGGGCATAAGGTGTCATGTATTCTTCATTGAACAAGTTTTCAATCGCAAAGCTCACTGTACCTACAGGCAGATCATAGTCCATACCCGCATTTGCGACGAAGAAGCTATCTACGGCATACGCTGCGCCTTCCGTAATTTCATCTTCTTTATCTCTTGAACCTGAGTATAGGAAGTTGACGTTATATCGACCCAGTTCTCTCGCGTCATACATGAACATCGACGTGATCTTTAAAGGAGCGATACGGGTTCCATCCAAAGGCTCCCACGAACTACTCTCGTCAAGCTTACGTTCACCTTCCTGCCAAGAGATAGTGTTCTCATTTCGTAAGTTGTTAAGAATACTGTAACCAAGTGTGGCTTCTGCACCCCAAACTCTCTCAGGTGCTCTGGTACTCTCCAAAGGCTCACCTGGCTCATTCGCCTTCAATGTTGCTCCCAAGTCTGACTCACTATAGAAAGCAGCGACAGAGTAATCAGCTTGAGCAATCAAACCTCTCAGGCCAATCTCATAGTTATCGGTTTTGATTGGCTTGATAGCACCGTCTACACTCGAACTCTCTGTTGAGCGGATATCTCGAAGCGCCTCATTTGTCGACATTCCTTGTGCATAAGATGCAAATACTTGGTGGTTGTCAGTCAAATAATGAGTTACACCTACATTAAATAGCCATTCAGATATATCTGGGTTTCCACCCTGAACAAAGTGTCCCGCATTTGAGTGGGTATTCCCCACAGTAAAATCATCAACGCTCAAACGGACATATTCATATCGAACACCATATGAAAGTGATGTATCCATCGAAAAATCAGTAACAAACTGAGCAAAAGGCGCAATCGCAAATTGCTCTACGTCCGGAGTGTTATTCACAAACCCAACACTGTTTGGTTGCTTGAACGTTTGCTGTTCAGCATCTAAACCCCAAGTGACGCCGGCCCAGTCTAAATCACTAGAAACATTGATTTTAATACCATAGCGATCAAAATCTGTTTCGTTATGACCGTATGACACTGGTGAAGCTTCAATGGTATTGTCTTTCATTGCCAGGGTGAATGTCTCGGTGTCTTGTGTCATCCAGTAACCCGTGACATCTAACATACCTAGACTGAACCCAAGGTCTTGATAACGAAGCTGATAATTTGCAAAAGTACGGGATACATCGTTTGGTTTTGCGCCTTCTGCGGCAATCGAACCATTGCTGTAACCTGGTCCGCAATGCTCTGCTTTAGCTGGAACGCCATTTGCACCATCGCCACCAGTAGGACACCAGCCGTCATTGTCGGTAATGTTTCTTACACCGAATGTGAATGTCAACGCGCGGTTATTATCAATATCGCGATTCCAAACACCGTTGATATTAATGTTGTCCATATCATCTTCGTTGTTCACTGAAGGTAAACGCTCACCATTAGCATCAAAACTACCGCCACGCTGTTCGTATCCCAACCCAAAACGCCACTGGTCTTTCTCGTTGCCACCTTGCGCTTCTTGGTACACATTCCAAGTCAGTGAATCACTTCCAAACTCTTGAAAACTGGTTCCTACTTTCGTGCGGTATTGTGTTTCACCCGCTTGCGGCATCTTCGTTATCACATTGATGATACCACCTTGAGCACCTAGGCCATAAACAGCAGAGCCACCACGAATGACTTCAATACGTTCCACATTTTGTGGGTCAATAGAAGATAACTCTTGACCAAAATCTAGGAAACTATTGTTCTGAGCCACGCCATCAATCAGCAACAAAACACGACGGCCACGAATGTTATTCTGTCCTTTACTACTCAAGTTTCCATGAACAGAGGTTCCCATTCCAGGAACAAGCATGGATAGTACGTCATTTATGCTTCTACTCTGTCTCAATGCTGAGGAGATTTCTTCTTGGTCAATGACGGTGACAGACCTAGGAACTTCGCTGAGAGCTTGCTGGCTTCGACTGGCGGTGACAACTATCGTTTCCGTTGGTTCTTGTTGAGATGATTGCTCTGCTTGAGCAATAGCTGGTAAAGCGATCGAGGCAACAATCGCCATATGTAGCTTAGAAAGATTCAAAACTGCGCTTCCTGATTAAGTTTTACCCTCTCATAACCACTGCCAGTCGGTTTAGAGCTCGGTAATGTTGAGTGATGTTTTCTGGCGTGGTAGTCTATCAGGAGTTTAATTAATGTAAATATCAATTATTATCATTTGTATTTTTCTGTATGACACCGCCTTTCCGCCTACTTGTAATCACTCTACGCGCTCTTTGTCTTATCCTCATTTGCTCCTCTACGCTTGCTGCAAAAGAGCAAAAGGATGATCTTGGCAAAGCAGTAACGGTGTTATCGCCAGAAATCACGCCTCGTATCGCTAGCGTGTCTTCATTTGGTGCTGAACTTAGCTTAGCGCTCGGTTTTTCCCCCGTTGCCGTCTCACAACCTGTGGAGGCATTTCCAAGTTACTTAAGTAATTTAAAAGAAGTCAGGAGCTTAGGTTCTCGCTCGAACACAAACTTTACAGAACTCTATAATGCACAACCAAACCTTGTTGTCGGTTTAAGGCGAATGGTTGAGCCCTATTACCAACGATTTAATGAGATAGCTCCGGTTCTCGCTTTTGATCTAGTCACTCTCGAAAACAGTATTCGCGCAGTTGAAATAACAAGCCAATCCATTGGGAAATCGTCTGAAGGAAAACAGCTGAATGCTTGTTTCCAAGAGACTATCGAGACAATGCAACGCTTGATAGGTAAACAAGAGATGACGGGAATATTTCTTACGAGCGCTGGTGTCACTCCACGTGCCTATTACTCTCATTTTATGACCGTCGCCCTAATGGAAAAACTGAACATCAACAATGCGAATGGCGCGTCTCCTTACCAAGCAAGCATGCCATTCTCTGGTCAAGTCGGCATGGAATGGCTGGTTAAACTCGACCCAGACATCATCTTTATGTATGAAAACTCCAAGCCTCAATATACCCAATCTCGCGTATGGCAAAGTCTGAAAGCGGTACAAAATAGTCGCGTTTATACCGTTGATATGACATGGAGAGAGCCAGAAGGCCCCTACTCAAGACTTTGGGTTGCAATGGACATCGCAAATAAAGCTTATCCAGAACTCTTTGCTCCTCCGAGTGTACAAAAGGTAAATGACGCTTTATGTCAGTAACAAAACACAAGCAAAGCTGCATATTAGTACTAATCATTACTCTCTTTTTGATTAGTATCAGCCTATCGCTGACTTTGGGCATCTACACATTTTCACTTTCAGATCTCTGGTCTTTTATCACTCAAGATGACGCGAGCAAGGCCGCTTTAGTTTTCTGGGAGCTGAGACTGCCAAGACTTTTCATTGCAGTGTTGGGTGGTGCTTCCCTTGCCACCGCAGGCTTCTTAATGCAGAGCATCGTTAAAAACCCCTTGGCTTCGCCTAATCTAACCGGGGTTATGTCTGGCTCTGCGTTAATGGTATTGAGTGCAATAATGTTCCAACTGCCGCTATCGTCGCTATTTTGGGGCATTGCTGGGGGGCTCGCTGGGGGTGTATTAACACTTTCTGTCAGTTGGAAAAATGGTGTCACGCCCGCTCGTCTCGCCTTGGCAGGTATTTCTGTCAGCGCTTTTTGCCAAGCGATGGTGACCTTTATTCTTCTGTCGGGTCATGTCGACAGTGAGGCACTATTCTTCTGGTTAACCGGCAGCAACGCTGGCGCTAGCTGGCAAGCATTCTGGCCTCTACTATTCACGGTTGTCCCAATGCTGTTTTTGCTAATCCTTAGTTTTCGTCAGCGTGCCTATCTCGAACTGGATGACGATGTCGCTCGTGGGCTGGGTATTGCCATTAACTGGTACCGCCTCATGTTTGGTTTAATTGCCGTTATTCTTACCGCCGCTTCCGTTGGTGCTTTTGGCCCCGTTGGTTTTATTGGGTTGGTTGCACCGCATGTATCTCGGATGCTGGGCTTTGGTATATCAGGTGCTGCAATTATCGGAGCGCTGTTAGTTGTGTGTGCAGACTTCCTATCTCGCACCTTGATGATGCCACTAGAAATCCCAATCGGTGTCTTAACGGCTCTGATCGGTGCTCCTTGGTTTCTTTACTTAATCATTAAGAAAATACGAGCATTCTCATAAGATGATAAATAGACGCTCACTCTTTATTGTTGCTTTTGCAGCACTCGCTCCATTTGCCTACATATTGGCATCAGAAGAGCTGACTGATGCAGGTATCGCCTTCGTACTTAATGGCACTTATCACCCATTTTGGTCTTTGACCCTCCCTCGGATTTTGCTTGCATCAATGGCGGGCTTTATGCTCGCCAGCTCAGGCTTCATGTTACAAACCACTCTAAATAATCCACTGGCGGATAGTGGTATTTTGGGCGTTAATGCGGGGGCTTCTTTGGGCGCTGTGTGTGCTTTGCTCCTTCCTAGTTGGTTCGGGTGGTCTATTCAAGGAGATCATGCCCTCATTTCCTTTGCGATGATCGGCGGTTTGGTGGCATCCATCCCGATTCTTTTCGTGAGTCGTTTATCCAGCTCTTCTGTGACTTTGTTGACCGGTGTTGCGGTGAGCGCAATTCTATCCGCAGTAAGCTCTGCTCTGATCTTTACCATCGGTCAAGCGAGAACAGACTTAGCCTTACAATGGATGGCAGGCGGACTTTACGGCCGTGGCTGGGAGCAAGTGTCTTATTTAGCACCGTGGGCTTTATTTGCTCTACTATTCAATCTATTAGCTTATGTCCCCCTCAAATGGGCTCGTTATGATGACTCAACCCTCAGGGGTGTCGGTATTAATGGTAGTCATGTTCGCTTACTAATACTGCTCGGTACCGCTTTCATCACTGCGCCAGCGATTTCTGCAGTCGGCCCTATCGGTTTCGTTGGACTAGTCATACCTCATATGGCTAGGCTTATATCTAGAAGTCATCCAGCACAGACTCAAATGATAACCATGATACTGGGTAGCGCATTCCTAATTTTATCTGACTTCTTAGCTCAAACTCTTCTCTTTCCAAAAGAGATTCCAGCGGGTGTCATTACTGCGCTGTTTGGGGTTCCTTTCTTTCTAATTCTTTTGAGGAAAAATACGTAACATGTTGAATCAGGACAATAGCCTAAGTGGGGTCGGACTCGTCTCAGGTTATCAAGATACTATCATCCTCAACGGAGTCGATATTCGACTCGAACAAGGAAAGGTGACTGCTCTAATCGGCCCTAATGGTTGTGGTAAAAGCACACTTATGAAAACACTAACCGGTGCGGTAAAAGCACGCTCTGGTGAAGTGACATTTCAAGGTAAACCTTTCAGCCAGTGGAAACTCAAAGAGCTCGCTAAACACATTGCCATTTTACCACAGCACCCGACAGCACCTGAGGGAGTCACTGTAGAGCAGCTTGTTGCTTTAGGTCGTGTCGCACACAAAAAGTGGTTCCAAGGTAATAGCGCTAACGACAATGAAATCATTCTATCTTCATTATCTTCTGTAGGTTTAGAAGGGTACGAAAAGAGAGTCGTCAGTCATTTATCGGGAGGCGAACGGCAAAGAGTATGGCTTGCTATGTGCCTAGCCCAAGAGGCTAAATGGCTTTTGCTTGATGAACCCACCAGCTACCTCGATTTGGGTCACCAACTTGAGCTACTTGAATTATTGAAAAAGCTCAACCTAGAGAAAAAACTCACTATTGTTTATGTACTGCATGAACTTAGTCAAGCCGCTCAGTTCTGTGATGAGCTGGTACTGATGAAACGTGGAAAAATCCTGAAACAAGGTGAGCCAAAAGAAGTGTTGACCCAGGCTACATTACAGTCTGTGTTTAAAGTAAAAGGCAAAATGAAAGAAATCGACGGCTTTTTATACTGCTTACCACAAGCTTACGTCAAAGGTGAATAGACTCATGACAAACGAAATCCACCACTTGCTGTCATATCTTATCCAAGTACCGAAAGACAGAGTCTTGACCTTGAAGGAGCAGCAAGAGTTACTCAATAAGTACGAGCCCTTCTTTCGACTTTCTGTCTCAAATGAGACCTCAAAGGAAGAACACAACGCCGAACAATGGTTTACTGAGAATGCAAGTACTGTGTTCACTCAATATGCAGAGTTATTGAGCACGCGAATCCCCTTCTCTACCCCTATCTGGCAAAAAGTTTATAACGCGACTTTGTTTACTTCCTTAGTTGCCATCAGACTGATGTTTAATCGTGTACCAAACCTTTTTCTTGCGGATATTAGATTAAGCATCGGTGCCGATCACCGTATTTCAAAGTTGGCAATAAGCGAAACTATGCCCTATTTCGCTCTTGTAAAAGATTCGCCTAATGCCATTGCAGTCTCCTCTCAGCAGGAGTTGGACAAAAAGCTCATCGCGGTGATCACCCAATTATCTGAGCCATTGCTCCCTGTCTATAAACAACATAAAGTTCATGCTCGTGTTTACTGGGGTAATATCTTCTACG comes from Vibrio astriarenae and encodes:
- a CDS encoding ABC transporter substrate-binding protein, with translation MTPPFRLLVITLRALCLILICSSTLAAKEQKDDLGKAVTVLSPEITPRIASVSSFGAELSLALGFSPVAVSQPVEAFPSYLSNLKEVRSLGSRSNTNFTELYNAQPNLVVGLRRMVEPYYQRFNEIAPVLAFDLVTLENSIRAVEITSQSIGKSSEGKQLNACFQETIETMQRLIGKQEMTGIFLTSAGVTPRAYYSHFMTVALMEKLNINNANGASPYQASMPFSGQVGMEWLVKLDPDIIFMYENSKPQYTQSRVWQSLKAVQNSRVYTVDMTWREPEGPYSRLWVAMDIANKAYPELFAPPSVQKVNDALCQ
- a CDS encoding MATE family efflux transporter, whose protein sequence is MTLTHKDYLKIAFPFIVSTVTQPLLGAVDTAVIGKLGFAEMIGGVAIGTVIMNTMYWLFGFFRVSTTGQSAIALGKGDHQEQANSLFRPFILALAVGCMFILLQSLIWSGAQWVIEPEALVAENAKVYFDILIFGAPFVLLNYTIIGWLMGQAKAKETLYTQVFGNVLNIVLDVVFVMYFDMGVAGVAYASLIAQVTTFAIGMTLVMRTCQFSVFDALKKSNIGQKDLKVIMSSNVDLLLRTVCILIFFNMMARIGSQLGADTLATNAILMQVTFLISYMFDGVANASSVFAGKAVGQKSPQLLDRVIKLNTQWTTGFIIALTVFTFVFHYQIVLLFTSIPELIEMYSGLSLWLLVFPLVAGYGLTFYGIFTGTGTTRPVRNSSFITLVVFLVVQHLAVNLWGNHGLWLAFTLFYVGRFVFLYPSIGQVKEKCEA
- a CDS encoding TonB-dependent receptor — its product is MNLSKLHMAIVASIALPAIAQAEQSSQQEPTETIVVTASRSQQALSEVPRSVTVIDQEEISSALRQSRSINDVLSMLVPGMGTSVHGNLSSKGQNNIRGRRVLLLIDGVAQNNSFLDFGQELSSIDPQNVERIEVIRGGSAVYGLGAQGGIINVITKMPQAGETQYRTKVGTSFQEFGSDSLTWNVYQEAQGGNEKDQWRFGLGYEQRGGSFDANGERLPSVNNEDDMDNININGVWNRDIDNNRALTFTFGVRNITDNDGWCPTGGDGANGVPAKAEHCGPGYSNGSIAAEGAKPNDVSRTFANYQLRYQDLGFSLGMLDVTGYWMTQDTETFTLAMKDNTIEASPVSYGHNETDFDRYGIKINVSSDLDWAGVTWGLDAEQQTFKQPNSVGFVNNTPDVEQFAIAPFAQFVTDFSMDTSLSYGVRYEYVRLSVDDFTVGNTHSNAGHFVQGGNPDISEWLFNVGVTHYLTDNHQVFASYAQGMSTNEALRDIRSTESSSVDGAIKPIKTDNYEIGLRGLIAQADYSVAAFYSESDLGATLKANEPGEPLESTRAPERVWGAEATLGYSILNNLRNENTISWQEGERKLDESSSWEPLDGTRIAPLKITSMFMYDARELGRYNVNFLYSGSRDKEDEITEGAAYAVDSFFVANAGMDYDLPVGTVSFAIENLFNEEYMTPYAQSERHNSRYYNAPGRRFHLNYEVKY
- a CDS encoding NAD(P)H-dependent oxidoreductase — protein: MSNVLIINAHEPSPYSEGKLNAALVERARKTLEDKGHSVKVVSMQDEIIVDEQLAHFEWADRVILQSPVNWMTIPWSFKKYMDDVFTAGMGGELCRFDGRSAEEPTKNYGTGGTRTNTKYMLSFTFNAPKESFDDSEEYLFQGKGVDDLMFHMHANFRFFGMSALPTFACYDVMKNADVENDFKRFEAHLNENF
- a CDS encoding winged helix-turn-helix transcriptional regulator, with protein sequence MESTITIDNKGRKSVANVCKEPCAIEKGMRLIGGKWKGSLIYHLKDGPVRFNDLARMLGGASKKMVDQRLKELEAEGMIIRKVISDRPIAVSYELTEFGRTALKILDDLRIWSESNKL
- a CDS encoding hybrid sensor histidine kinase/response regulator, with the translated sequence MTNKKKGKQSIKSIVFRGSIAIAFFLAIYLYASNLLKEREREIVDLQLSISQASSTMLSVRRAEQQYIATRSSFWQEAIDERQVQLIELLTDIDSKIVANKLSVSFDYPSTITHLEEYFKSYTLLAMELSNIHGDGEGDGLIEKLKKAAITLEEIVLQVDNEKLDALAIDTQDLMYQYFTHYQPDTLEQIKQVLLAIQKEIELNSRTITTKASFNNFARQFWRLQRVLTSVGVTPEQGLQGDLMRSIHQVEDELSLLFIEAPKQLSMSLKQVEWYRHISTGALGVTTLLVLFYIFWRASRLEQQLLVSKEKEKTANRAKSAFLANMSHEIRTPLNGVIGMSEILAETKLSAEQKDCLNTINTSSQTLLMLINDVLDLSKIESGKLEINPHTTDLRELLFDSATLIASKAYQNQIKLDIKIDDELPEFIYVDENKVRQVLMNFASNAIKFTDEGSIQFAATRRSQMGEECVIELSVSDTGIGIAQDKQAYIFDEFSQEESTTATNRGGTGLGLSISSKMVEIMGGSIDVVSQKGEGSCFSFTLTVSDTPQPEAKRHDQPIIYYSDSPSKLLLDDLFRFGFNPTLEPLHSAVMPKDSDAIIFTEDVYLARKLHSRLHDASLVLVTDNLTETPGDCDFLSGYITLPLLGSRLLSMVKSIQDRGQPSEAESVRASDTRRQVLIVEDNRVNQKVVCVNLDKLGIQYLIANDGQEAIDLYKEHHQTIGLILMDCMMPNVDGFGATEQIRLYEQTLQLPPTHIIALTASVLDDDVKRCFECGMDDYLPKPFKREMLLQKVDEQWFASLTSETTVA